In one window of Calditrichota bacterium DNA:
- a CDS encoding M28 family peptidase, whose amino-acid sequence MKKKLTKTILILPVALLFYCGQTVPEFSGENSFAYLEKQVSFGPRNPMSTGHEECKNWLVSELKKFAGRVVEQPFMHYDPRINKNFKMTNIVASFNLKAERRIVLCAHWDTRPVADMDVPENSDKPILGANDGASGVAVLLEIARVMKSQPTDVGVDIVLFDGEDYGPEGKLDEYFLGSKYFAKNLNDYKPVFGILLDMVGDAQLNLPIEYQSQYYARNIVDKVWAAAKELGYTQFKNRVGSAVNDDHLALIDAGIPTIDIIDFEYPDNTHKYWHTMEDTPDKCSPQSLKVVGQTVLQVIYNEAG is encoded by the coding sequence ATGAAAAAAAAACTTACTAAAACAATTTTAATATTACCCGTTGCGTTACTTTTTTATTGCGGACAAACTGTTCCTGAGTTTAGCGGTGAAAACAGTTTTGCTTACCTTGAAAAGCAAGTTTCATTTGGGCCAAGAAACCCTATGAGTACAGGCCACGAAGAATGTAAAAACTGGCTTGTATCGGAATTAAAGAAATTTGCCGGGAGAGTTGTAGAGCAACCATTTATGCATTATGACCCGCGCATAAATAAAAATTTTAAAATGACAAATATTGTGGCTTCTTTTAACCTTAAAGCTGAACGACGCATAGTTTTATGTGCACATTGGGATACGCGTCCCGTAGCTGATATGGATGTACCTGAGAATAGTGATAAACCAATTTTAGGGGCCAATGATGGTGCAAGCGGTGTTGCTGTTTTGCTGGAAATTGCCCGGGTTATGAAATCACAACCTACAGATGTGGGTGTTGATATTGTTTTATTTGATGGTGAAGATTATGGCCCTGAAGGCAAATTGGATGAATATTTTCTTGGCTCAAAATATTTTGCAAAAAACTTGAATGATTACAAACCGGTATTTGGGATTTTGCTGGATATGGTCGGTGATGCACAGCTAAATTTACCAATTGAGTATCAATCGCAATATTATGCGCGCAACATTGTTGATAAAGTATGGGCAGCGGCAAAGGAGCTGGGATATACTCAGTTTAAAAATCGAGTTGGTTCAGCAGTAAATGATGATCACTTGGCATTGATAGACGCCGGTATCCCCACGATTGATATTATTGATTTTGAGTATCCGGATAACACACATAAATATTGGCACACCATGGAAGATACGCCCGATAAATGTAGTCCTCAAAGTTTAAAAGTGGTTGGACAAACTGTTTTACAGGTTATTTATAACGAGGCTGGAT
- the sprA gene encoding cell surface protein SprA encodes MIFNFQGRRLRHFAFLVGLSLFIIPNYIFAQSSLELPQPPRTVNLFEVELFGLEAYAVDSTFFAKKPGKYKRSVSLDSTGQYITIQETMDDVEYFFPAVIDLEHYVEQRLKFNERQMVKKKFSDMIKNQKEADFGAIELDIPFRIKSKTFTRIFGSDRISLRVTGNITFDLSGRTEERSGSIQSARESQNQNSFSPKFNQTQQFTVEGKIGEKVTVSVQQNSEAVTDIDNTLKLRYDGEEDEIVEKIEAGNISLSLPSTKYVIFGGQNKGLFGLKAQMRMGNMHLTTIASIEKGEQQELKISGNSSASKSVIKDIDFIKDRYFFVDYIYRDYWENGYSDDLQQFGYVPGFLITELDVWVTENATNPDTRTGIAMIDPSLNPETVDKDDKVEGTFRKLSPDQYVVDWARGFFWVNQNIGDSDALAISYATDGADSIGTLLNTDTTGVVRLKLIKNKNQAPTDTTWNLMMRNVYSLGGSKIQQDGFEVAIRHRNLEIETQGDSTFLTLVGLDILDESQETNPDNKIDANGLLVDLNQGTLIFPNLTPFDPPDNTKYNGLSKDYRVPVYDVRTSDTKRLQDSSKFEIIVNSKSTKSTFDLGFYVLEGSEVVTLNGKTLQRDKDYSIDYFSGQLTLESNEAKRSSSEIDIKYERANLFQLDKKTILGGRLEYKFLDNSFIGATALYMSKSTVDRRVRVGQEPFENFVWDLNAAFKFKPRFLTEAMDALPFIETSAESQFNIEGEFAQVIPEPNTLNNASTGDNNGVAYIDDFEASKRSTTLGIRYRTWTMASAPERIQNFDPGDNFAIAFDSTRANLTWFNPYNQVAIKSIWPKRDVNSQTGQTTDVLGLEYYLDQNAKQDSAWVGIMRSTASFANQQKTKYIELWVNGTEGTVHVDIGKISEDWWVRGTNKEGVPNLNFLNTEDKNINGFLEDGEDTGIDGYAKGEPGDTDEDNWSNVNQSPKDWKFPRDYRGINGTEGNSDAAGARYPDSEDLDADGQLNVVNKYFTYSFPLDPDVNHEWDEGETVHEEGPFAGQGTGWRLFRIPISEPTDVVGGADETTLQQVLNTRLRITDFTHTPEDSAHRTYIAAFDFVGNEWEETGILKQPFVKGGPEVDIKGSKADTTFFDWEKADSIFVLTTYNTEENPKKYSSPPGVSGIRDRITKARSKEQSLAMVFNEFPSGAIAEARKTLFSKLELVNYKRLKMFMYGASTDGRVKIPENPDVDSSEVTFYLRFGSDDKNFYEYGQDVYMGWNKLNKIDIDLDELASLDGFDGGEIRYLDNVPGGYYKAFGNAVSLKIIRYFVIGARNKSGHEFTGEIWLDELRLSDVRKQKATALRLKTNIKLADVLRFSGEWESKDADFHNISTQFGSGNTLERQSYTANLEFDKFLPTSWDLSIPIDARASFTRNIPKYLPRSDDLSGYQNNTFSKKVESLFGLRKLPDELKDVVSQSENIGAGTTIKKRGKSKHWLPKYTIDQLTLDFDYAQQERSSWELEYNRSRSYKERYTFKIPFSNKNYFEPFKFARTIPVLKSIWDTKIYYSPNSINLNLNVNDTKTSNLRRDSTATVKRTQNTGTTRSLSTSYRFLPKMNITYSRTHVTDADFDSVSRLDLYKGIFTKLDFGKETDVNQKFTTDYKPTLFSWLKPSFNYSSTFRYNLTSGYKYRQAVSRNSIKFGANVSPTKLVNLIYSPKGKKNTPKARRRRPKKKTVPKEGETKEPEKEEAKESSFPNPLILVYNFFDSWEKVNFNYTINENVTNQYLSDIPKWDYQLGFTQDPGVPQDNSALGEGVTVLPKPTFQEENALKTSTNVNFAKKVKVSLTHNYKESESTTNNGSTKTGGTSVSYLALGDDPLKDFGGVSKDLLRFVPEWSVNISGVEDFLFFKSFAKSISVDHGHTGKYDEKRSQGTINTQTFSNSWQPLVGLNVRTIWGVSATMRMNNSTNYSYRPSAGEKQTSQATRTTNSSFTISMNYATKAGFKIPIPVWPFKGRTFKNEINFSLTFDSSENKAHNRKTGSTKFEEQSKNSSWKLRPSATYKFNSRVQGSMFFETGATENKISGEYSYSEFGINVNIAIRD; translated from the coding sequence ATGATATTTAATTTTCAGGGACGGAGACTTCGTCATTTTGCCTTTTTGGTTGGCTTGTCTCTTTTTATAATACCCAATTATATTTTTGCACAGTCTTCGCTAGAACTGCCGCAACCGCCCCGTACTGTAAACCTTTTTGAGGTTGAACTTTTTGGTTTGGAAGCGTATGCGGTAGACTCCACCTTTTTTGCTAAGAAACCAGGTAAATATAAACGCTCGGTTTCGCTCGATTCTACGGGCCAATACATCACCATTCAGGAAACGATGGATGATGTTGAGTATTTCTTTCCTGCCGTTATAGATTTGGAGCACTATGTTGAACAACGTTTGAAGTTTAACGAGCGCCAAATGGTTAAAAAGAAATTCAGCGATATGATAAAAAACCAGAAAGAAGCTGATTTTGGTGCTATCGAACTGGATATCCCGTTTCGTATTAAAAGTAAAACATTTACCCGTATTTTTGGATCGGATCGTATTAGCTTACGTGTTACCGGTAATATTACTTTCGATCTATCCGGGAGAACCGAGGAGCGGTCCGGCTCTATTCAGTCTGCCCGTGAAAGCCAAAACCAAAATAGCTTTAGCCCAAAATTTAACCAAACTCAGCAATTTACAGTCGAAGGAAAAATCGGTGAGAAAGTAACGGTCTCTGTTCAGCAAAACAGCGAGGCCGTCACTGACATCGACAATACCTTAAAGCTGCGCTACGATGGCGAGGAGGATGAAATTGTTGAAAAGATTGAGGCCGGTAATATTTCGCTTTCGCTGCCATCTACAAAGTATGTTATTTTTGGCGGGCAGAACAAAGGCCTGTTTGGACTTAAAGCCCAAATGCGCATGGGCAACATGCACCTGACCACTATTGCTTCTATTGAAAAAGGTGAACAGCAAGAATTAAAAATATCCGGCAATTCCAGCGCTTCCAAAAGTGTTATTAAAGATATCGATTTTATAAAAGACCGCTACTTTTTTGTTGATTACATTTACCGTGACTATTGGGAAAACGGCTATTCAGATGATTTGCAACAATTTGGATATGTCCCGGGTTTTCTGATTACAGAATTAGATGTGTGGGTAACAGAAAATGCTACTAATCCAGATACTAGAACGGGAATAGCAATGATAGATCCATCATTAAATCCGGAGACTGTAGATAAGGATGATAAAGTTGAAGGTACATTTCGTAAACTTTCTCCTGATCAATATGTGGTGGATTGGGCACGTGGATTTTTTTGGGTAAACCAGAATATAGGTGATAGTGATGCCTTGGCTATATCGTATGCAACGGATGGAGCTGATTCGATTGGTACTCTTTTAAATACAGATACAACAGGGGTTGTTAGGTTAAAGCTTATAAAAAACAAAAACCAAGCCCCGACTGATACGACCTGGAACCTTATGATGCGCAATGTTTATAGCTTGGGTGGATCAAAAATCCAGCAGGATGGGTTTGAAGTTGCAATTCGGCATAGAAACCTTGAAATAGAGACCCAAGGAGATTCAACATTTTTAACATTGGTTGGGCTGGATATTCTTGATGAAAGCCAGGAAACAAATCCGGATAACAAGATTGATGCCAATGGTTTATTAGTAGATTTAAATCAAGGTACTTTAATCTTTCCTAATTTAACACCTTTTGATCCACCTGATAACACTAAATATAATGGTCTCTCAAAAGACTATCGTGTACCTGTTTACGATGTACGGACTTCGGACACTAAGAGGTTACAGGACTCCAGTAAATTTGAGATTATTGTTAATTCAAAAAGTACAAAATCAACATTCGATCTTGGCTTTTATGTTTTGGAAGGTAGTGAAGTTGTAACCTTAAATGGAAAAACCCTCCAGCGTGATAAAGACTATTCTATTGATTATTTTAGCGGCCAATTGACCCTGGAATCTAATGAAGCAAAAAGAAGCAGCTCTGAAATTGATATTAAATACGAACGGGCAAATCTTTTTCAATTGGATAAAAAAACTATCCTCGGTGGCAGGCTGGAATATAAGTTTTTAGATAACTCTTTTATAGGTGCCACAGCATTGTATATGAGTAAATCTACAGTTGACAGGCGGGTCCGTGTTGGCCAGGAACCATTTGAAAACTTTGTTTGGGATTTAAATGCGGCTTTTAAATTTAAACCACGTTTCCTTACAGAAGCTATGGATGCTTTACCATTTATAGAAACAAGCGCCGAGTCTCAATTTAATATCGAAGGCGAATTTGCACAGGTAATTCCCGAGCCAAATACTTTGAACAATGCATCTACAGGTGACAATAATGGCGTTGCTTACATAGATGATTTTGAAGCCAGTAAACGGTCAACAACTTTGGGGATACGCTACCGAACATGGACAATGGCCAGCGCTCCAGAGAGAATACAGAATTTTGATCCAGGTGATAATTTTGCTATTGCATTTGATAGTACCCGGGCAAACCTGACTTGGTTTAACCCTTATAACCAGGTGGCAATAAAGAGTATCTGGCCAAAGAGGGATGTTAACTCACAAACCGGGCAAACAACAGATGTTCTTGGGCTTGAATATTATCTCGATCAAAATGCAAAACAGGATTCTGCATGGGTTGGAATAATGCGTTCAACCGCCAGTTTTGCCAATCAGCAAAAAACCAAATATATCGAATTATGGGTCAATGGTACTGAAGGTACTGTTCATGTGGATATTGGTAAAATCTCTGAGGATTGGTGGGTTAGGGGAACTAACAAGGAAGGTGTTCCGAATTTAAATTTTTTGAACACGGAAGATAAAAATATAAATGGATTTCTTGAAGATGGTGAAGACACCGGTATTGATGGTTATGCAAAGGGTGAACCCGGTGATACAGATGAAGATAACTGGTCTAATGTTAACCAATCCCCTAAAGATTGGAAATTTCCCAGGGATTACCGTGGGATAAATGGAACTGAAGGCAATAGTGATGCCGCTGGCGCACGTTATCCAGATTCTGAAGATTTGGATGCTGATGGCCAATTAAACGTGGTGAACAAATATTTCACATATTCCTTTCCACTTGATCCTGATGTAAATCATGAATGGGATGAAGGAGAAACGGTACATGAAGAAGGACCTTTTGCCGGGCAGGGAACCGGATGGCGATTATTTCGAATACCAATTAGTGAACCGACTGATGTTGTGGGTGGTGCAGATGAAACCACGCTTCAACAAGTTTTAAATACCCGGTTAAGAATCACAGATTTTACACATACACCAGAAGATTCAGCCCACCGTACTTATATTGCAGCATTTGATTTTGTCGGTAATGAATGGGAAGAAACCGGAATTCTCAAACAACCTTTTGTTAAAGGAGGTCCTGAAGTTGACATAAAAGGCTCTAAGGCCGATACAACTTTTTTTGACTGGGAAAAAGCAGATTCTATTTTTGTATTAACCACTTATAATACTGAAGAAAATCCGAAAAAATACAGTAGCCCTCCCGGCGTAAGTGGCATTCGGGACAGAATTACAAAGGCCCGTTCAAAAGAACAATCGCTTGCCATGGTTTTTAATGAATTTCCTTCAGGAGCAATAGCAGAAGCACGTAAAACACTTTTCAGTAAACTTGAGCTTGTTAATTATAAACGCCTGAAAATGTTCATGTATGGGGCATCTACAGATGGCAGGGTTAAAATTCCCGAAAACCCTGATGTGGACAGCTCTGAAGTGACTTTTTACCTGCGCTTTGGATCGGATGATAAAAACTTTTATGAATACGGCCAAGACGTATACATGGGGTGGAATAAGTTAAATAAAATAGATATTGATTTGGATGAGCTTGCCTCTCTTGATGGATTTGATGGAGGCGAAATACGATATTTAGATAACGTTCCCGGAGGATATTATAAAGCTTTTGGAAATGCAGTAAGTTTGAAAATTATCCGCTATTTTGTTATTGGGGCACGAAATAAATCCGGACATGAATTTACCGGGGAAATATGGCTTGATGAATTACGCCTGTCTGATGTGCGAAAACAAAAAGCGACAGCACTGCGTTTGAAAACTAATATAAAACTGGCCGATGTTTTACGTTTTAGTGGGGAATGGGAAAGTAAAGATGCGGATTTCCACAATATAAGCACACAGTTTGGATCCGGAAATACTTTAGAAAGACAAAGTTATACAGCCAATCTGGAGTTTGATAAGTTTTTACCTACCTCCTGGGATCTTTCCATACCCATTGATGCGCGTGCATCATTTACCAGGAATATTCCAAAATACCTTCCGCGAAGTGATGATTTGTCAGGATATCAGAACAATACCTTTTCAAAAAAAGTGGAATCGTTATTTGGTCTTCGTAAACTGCCAGATGAATTGAAAGATGTTGTTTCGCAAAGTGAAAATATTGGGGCAGGTACCACAATTAAAAAAAGGGGGAAATCCAAACACTGGTTACCCAAATATACAATTGATCAACTTACGCTCGATTTTGATTATGCACAACAAGAACGGTCCAGTTGGGAGCTGGAATACAACCGGTCGCGCTCATATAAAGAGCGCTATACATTTAAAATTCCTTTTAGTAATAAAAACTATTTCGAACCGTTCAAATTTGCTCGGACAATTCCGGTGTTAAAAAGTATTTGGGATACCAAAATATATTACTCGCCAAATAGTATTAATTTAAACTTGAATGTAAATGATACAAAGACATCTAATCTTAGAAGAGATTCTACAGCAACCGTTAAGCGTACACAAAATACAGGGACTACCCGGTCACTAAGTACATCTTATCGTTTTTTACCAAAAATGAATATTACATATTCCCGGACTCATGTAACGGATGCAGATTTTGATTCAGTTTCGCGCCTCGATTTATATAAAGGGATTTTTACAAAGCTCGATTTTGGAAAGGAAACCGATGTTAACCAAAAGTTTACAACGGATTATAAGCCAACTCTTTTTAGCTGGTTAAAACCTTCTTTTAATTATAGTTCAACCTTCCGTTATAATTTAACTAGCGGTTACAAATACCGGCAGGCGGTGAGCAGAAATTCCATTAAATTTGGAGCAAATGTCAGCCCGACAAAACTTGTAAACCTAATCTATTCTCCAAAAGGTAAAAAGAATACGCCCAAAGCCCGCCGTAGAAGGCCAAAAAAGAAAACAGTACCCAAAGAAGGAGAGACGAAAGAGCCGGAAAAAGAAGAAGCAAAAGAATCGTCCTTTCCAAATCCATTGATTTTGGTTTACAACTTTTTTGACTCATGGGAAAAGGTGAATTTTAATTATACTATAAATGAAAATGTTACAAATCAGTATTTATCCGATATTCCTAAATGGGACTATCAGCTTGGTTTTACCCAGGATCCGGGTGTTCCGCAGGATAATTCTGCATTAGGTGAAGGCGTTACAGTATTACCCAAACCAACTTTTCAGGAAGAAAACGCTTTAAAAACATCAACAAATGTAAACTTTGCAAAAAAAGTAAAAGTAAGCCTGACCCATAATTATAAAGAAAGCGAATCAACAACAAATAATGGGAGTACAAAAACGGGCGGTACAAGTGTATCATATCTGGCATTGGGTGACGATCCACTAAAGGATTTTGGTGGTGTATCAAAAGATTTGCTTCGGTTTGTTCCAGAGTGGTCTGTTAATATTAGCGGTGTTGAAGATTTTCTGTTTTTTAAATCATTTGCAAAATCAATTTCTGTTGACCACGGCCACACAGGGAAATATGATGAAAAACGTTCTCAGGGCACAATTAACACTCAAACATTCTCTAACTCGTGGCAGCCATTAGTTGGTCTTAATGTTCGCACAATCTGGGGTGTTTCTGCAACAATGCGTATGAATAATAGCACCAACTATTCTTACAGACCAAGCGCCGGAGAAAAACAAACCAGCCAGGCAACGCGAACAACAAATAGCTCTTTTACAATTTCAATGAACTATGCAACCAAAGCAGGTTTTAAAATTCCGATTCCTGTATGGCCATTTAAAGGGCGTACTTTTAAGAATGAAATTAATTTCAGCCTTACTTTTGATTCATCGGAAAATAAAGCACATAACCGTAAAACAGGAAGTACTAAGTTTGAAGAGCAATCAAAAAACAGCTCATGGAAACTCAGACCATCCGCGACATATAAATTTAACAGCCGTGTTCAGGGCAGTATGTTTTTTGAAACAGGAGCTACGGAAAATAAAATATCCGGTGAATACAGTTACAGTGAATTTGGTATTAATGTAAACATTGCCATTCGTGATTAA
- a CDS encoding YjgP/YjgQ family permease: MKILNRYIIKEHIGPFFFALSVIMFILLMQFMVKHIDKIFGKGLSFLTIFELIIYNLAWMIALAVPMATLVAVLMSFGRFSADNEITILKSSGISIYRIIRPSLFFGLMLTVGMIYFNDQILPDTNHAARKMFQAIKRKKPTLSLQEHIFFELDNFAFVVNKIEKPLPEEWLNLASLLGPEYQNNEQLDRLKNVTIFDKSSPKSTTTINAEEGYMVYSKEKQALIFTLFKGEFHEFDFKKIEEYQRSEFEKHIVYMPAKNFELEASNSSYRSDREMNISQMQEEVLKSSDQANKQIDKVKEDLDSNFKRLNNLFSIIQNDSLELLSKIDTLPAVSDEQHRIARQKAIRTAERYAQKMKTNINLLNNHKSRINKFDVEIYKKLSIPFASIMFVLVGAPLGIMARKGSMGVAITLSLGFFILYWAFLIGGEKLADRRILSPFWAMWSPNAIVFVSGLYLIWRAVRESSFINWDRLLKLFKAKEDL, from the coding sequence ATGAAAATATTAAACCGCTACATAATAAAAGAACATATTGGCCCCTTCTTTTTTGCCCTTTCTGTAATCATGTTTATTTTACTGATGCAGTTTATGGTAAAGCATATTGATAAAATTTTTGGCAAAGGGCTCTCTTTTTTAACCATCTTTGAATTAATTATCTACAACCTTGCCTGGATGATAGCACTTGCTGTTCCTATGGCTACACTTGTAGCAGTGTTAATGTCGTTTGGCCGGTTCTCGGCAGACAATGAAATCACAATTTTAAAATCGAGCGGTATCAGCATTTATCGCATAATCCGGCCATCATTGTTTTTTGGCTTAATGCTTACGGTTGGCATGATCTATTTCAATGATCAGATTTTGCCCGATACAAATCATGCGGCACGTAAAATGTTCCAGGCCATAAAACGAAAAAAGCCAACACTTTCCTTGCAGGAACATATCTTTTTTGAGCTTGACAATTTTGCCTTTGTGGTAAACAAAATCGAAAAGCCCTTGCCGGAAGAGTGGCTTAATTTAGCAAGCCTGTTAGGCCCGGAGTATCAAAATAATGAGCAGCTCGACCGCCTGAAAAATGTGACTATCTTTGATAAATCATCACCCAAAAGCACTACAACAATCAATGCCGAAGAAGGTTACATGGTTTACTCAAAGGAAAAACAGGCACTAATTTTCACCCTGTTTAAAGGTGAGTTTCATGAGTTTGATTTTAAAAAAATTGAAGAATACCAAAGATCGGAATTTGAAAAACACATTGTTTATATGCCTGCCAAAAATTTTGAATTGGAGGCCTCTAACAGCAGTTACCGCAGCGATCGTGAAATGAATATTAGCCAGATGCAGGAGGAAGTTTTAAAAAGCAGCGATCAGGCGAATAAACAAATCGATAAAGTAAAAGAAGATTTGGATAGCAATTTTAAACGATTAAACAACTTATTCAGTATCATACAAAATGATTCGCTGGAACTGCTTTCGAAAATTGACACACTTCCAGCAGTATCTGATGAGCAACATAGAATTGCCCGGCAAAAAGCTATCCGCACCGCGGAACGATACGCACAAAAAATGAAAACAAATATAAACCTGTTAAATAACCATAAAAGCAGGATTAATAAATTTGACGTTGAGATTTACAAAAAACTATCCATACCTTTTGCAAGTATAATGTTTGTCCTTGTTGGTGCACCTCTAGGAATAATGGCGCGCAAAGGCAGCATGGGTGTAGCGATTACGTTAAGTCTTGGCTTTTTTATTCTTTATTGGGCTTTTTTAATTGGTGGTGAAAAATTGGCTGATAGACGAATTTTATCGCCCTTTTGGGCAATGTGGTCTCCAAATGCGATTGTGTTTGTTTCAGGATTATACCTAATCTGGCGTGCTGTTCGCGAATCGTCTTTTATTAACTGGGATCGCTTATTAAAACTTTTTAAGGCCAAAGAAGACTTGTAA
- the lptG gene encoding LPS export ABC transporter permease LptG, whose product MKKLHQYLLKKFIVNLFVAISGWIIIFIIINMIEKLSVFIDNDASLQQFFLFYVYFIPYIISLTLPIAMLLAALFAVSNLAQHNEIVAQLSSGISLYKILTPLFITAFFISILAGIFNEYVVPVANQNRAELMSYEIKDNPRNRGKFRNNIYLQDSDSRKMYVKYYNGKKNVATEVSLQTFSGSVLVERIDAKKMSWIDSSWVLTDASLRRFSNDQEQIFKMADTTISDSRIKPKNLMRFKKKPEEMSYAELNTFIKELKEIGANPRKWLVERHLKIALPFANFIVVLIGAPFASRKRRGGTGLSFGLSLLISFSFFIIIRFGQVLGHQGTLEPLLAAWLGNLIFLSLGLYTLFTVKK is encoded by the coding sequence ATGAAAAAATTACATCAATATTTATTAAAAAAGTTTATCGTAAACCTGTTTGTTGCCATTAGCGGTTGGATTATTATTTTCATAATAATCAATATGATTGAAAAACTTTCGGTCTTTATTGATAACGATGCCAGTCTTCAGCAATTCTTTTTATTTTATGTGTATTTTATTCCATATATAATCAGCCTTACCCTGCCTATAGCCATGCTTCTGGCAGCCTTATTTGCCGTTAGTAACCTGGCGCAACACAACGAAATTGTAGCGCAGCTTTCCTCAGGAATTAGCCTTTATAAAATTTTAACACCATTATTTATTACTGCATTTTTTATAAGTATTCTTGCCGGTATTTTTAATGAATATGTCGTTCCGGTTGCCAACCAAAACCGTGCAGAGCTGATGAGCTATGAAATTAAAGATAATCCCAGGAATCGCGGCAAGTTTCGCAACAACATTTATTTGCAGGATTCTGATTCGCGGAAGATGTACGTAAAATATTATAACGGCAAAAAAAATGTGGCCACCGAAGTAAGCCTTCAAACATTTTCCGGTTCAGTTTTGGTGGAACGAATAGATGCAAAGAAAATGAGCTGGATCGATAGCAGCTGGGTTTTAACCGACGCCAGTTTACGCAGGTTTAGTAATGACCAGGAACAAATTTTTAAAATGGCAGACACAACCATTTCCGATAGCCGCATTAAGCCAAAAAATCTTATGCGTTTCAAAAAAAAGCCAGAAGAAATGAGCTATGCAGAGCTTAACACGTTTATCAAAGAGCTTAAAGAAATTGGAGCCAATCCACGCAAATGGTTGGTTGAAAGACATTTGAAAATTGCTTTGCCTTTTGCTAACTTTATTGTGGTTTTAATTGGCGCACCATTTGCATCACGGAAAAGACGCGGCGGAACAGGCCTTAGCTTTGGCCTTAGTCTTCTTATTAGTTTTTCTTTTTTTATTATCATCCGCTTTGGTCAGGTACTTGGCCATCAGGGAACATTAGAACCACTTTTAGCGGCCTGGCTAGGAAATTTAATTTTTCTCAGCCTCGGACTTTATACTCTTTTTACAGTTAAAAAATAA